From Bdellovibrio svalbardensis, one genomic window encodes:
- a CDS encoding DMT family transporter, producing the protein MAYVYLAAAIIFEILGTISMKYAEGFTKVVPSILMIVCSGICFVCLTVALKTLPVSIVYAIWAGVGTAIMAVVGLLIFNEPLPLQKVMATSLIILGVVMLNFSGQQSPQSKEQVAEAENLKELKRIPAANATVPAQRAPLVDRNSG; encoded by the coding sequence ATGGCATACGTGTATTTGGCGGCGGCCATCATTTTCGAGATATTGGGTACGATCAGCATGAAGTATGCTGAGGGATTTACAAAGGTGGTTCCATCCATACTTATGATTGTATGTTCTGGAATCTGCTTTGTATGTCTCACAGTTGCTTTAAAAACTTTGCCTGTGAGCATTGTCTATGCGATTTGGGCAGGCGTGGGAACAGCCATTATGGCAGTTGTAGGTTTGCTAATATTCAATGAGCCTCTGCCACTTCAGAAAGTTATGGCGACTAGTCTGATCATTTTAGGAGTTGTGATGCTGAACTTCAGTGGTCAGCAATCGCCGCAATCTAAAGAGCAAGTTGCTGAAGCTGAGAATCTCAAAGAATTGAAGCGCATACCTGCAGCGAATGCGACGGTTCCGGCGCAGCGTGCTCCATTGGTAGATCGAAATTCTGGATAA